The following proteins are co-located in the Eleginops maclovinus isolate JMC-PN-2008 ecotype Puerto Natales chromosome 23, JC_Emac_rtc_rv5, whole genome shotgun sequence genome:
- the hs6st2 gene encoding heparan-sulfate 6-O-sulfotransferase 2 isoform X1: protein MDERSSSSSIRHHRLLIVLLMVLLFGIIMIQYVCPSRSECQMLHHLGSWFKDGGATGPRSSGSNDIQDGLQRDPYIAEDGALVRFIPRFNFTQADLNRGVDFNIKGDDVIVFLHIQKTGGTTFGRHLVRNIQLERPCECHAGQKKCTCLRPGKKETWLFSRFSTGWSCGLHADWTELTSCVPSRMDSREAPETQLSRNYYYITILRDPVSRFLSEWRHVQRGATWRASLHVCHGRSPTLSELPSCYSGDDWSGCSLQEFMDCPYNLANNRQTRMLADLSLVGCYNVSTMSDEERWAVLLESAKRNLRGMAFFGLTEYQRKTQYLFEHTFNLEFIAPFTQLNGTRASSVDVPSETQHKILQLNRWDVELYEYARDLFLQRFQVARQQERRQARARRQQERRRLRGRLTTKQGRQLKPTESPRQPASRSAAAEEQFRAKAGGGNVETEVLLPDWWDQDENGTMEDYMNNVEQW from the exons ATGGATGAAaggtccagcagcagcagcatcagacACCACCGGCTCCTCATCGTCCTGCTCATGGTGTTGCTCTTTGGCATCATTATGATCCAGTATGTGTGCCCCAGCAGGTCTGAGTGCCAGATGCTGCACCACCTGGGCTCCTGGTTTAAAGACGGGGGTGCAACTGGTCCCAGGAGCAGTGGAAGCAATGATATCCAGGACGGGCTGCAAAGGGATCCGTACATCGCAGAAGACGGTGCCCTGGTTCGCTTTATCCCTCGATTCAATTTTACCCAGGCCGATTTAAATCGTGGTGTTGACTTCAACATCAAAGGGGATGATGTGATAGTGTTTCTGCACATCCAGAAAACAGGTGGCACCACCTTTGGTCGACACCTGGTGCGTAATATTCAGCTGGAAAGGCCTTGCGAGTGCCACGCAGGTCAGAAGAAGTGTACCTGTTTGCGGCCAGGTAAAAAGGAAACCTGGCTGTTCTCCCGGTTCTCCACCGGCTGGAGCTGCGGGCTTCATGCAGACTGGACCGAGCTCACCAGCTGCGTCCCGTCCCGCATGGACTCACGAGAGGCTCCCGAGACACAGCTCAG tAGGAACTATTATTATATCACCATCTTAAGAGACCCAGTTTCACGCTTCCTAAGCGAGTGGCGTCACGTGCAACGGGGTGCTACCTGGAGAGCGTCTTTACACGTTTGTCATGGACGTTCACCTACTCTGTCTGAGCTGCCAAGCTGTTACTCAGGGGACGACTGGTCCGGCTGCTCCCTGCAGGAGTTCATGGACTGCCCCTATAACCTAGCCAACAACCGGCAGACCCGCATGCTGGCCGACCTCAGCCTGGTGGGTTGCTACAACGTCTCCACCATGAGCGATGAAGAGCGCTGGGCGGTGCTTTTGGAGAGTGCTAAACGTAACCTACGAGGCATGGCCTTCTTTGGGCTGACTGAGTACCAGCGTAAAACCCAGTATCTGTTTGAGCATACCTTCAATCTGGAGTTCATTGCACCCTTCACGCAGCTCAATGGCACACGTGCCTCTAGCGTTGATGTCCCATCTGAGACACAACACAAAATCCTCCAGCTGAACCGATGGGACGTAGAGCTGTACGAGTACGCCCGTGACCTTTTCCTGCAGCGCTTCCAGGTGGCAAGGCAGCAGGAGCGCAGGCAGGCCAGGGCGAGGcggcagcaggagaggaggcgTCTTCGTGGAAGACTCACAACAAAGCAAGGGAGGCAGCTGAAGCCCACAGAATCTCCCCGTCAGCCAGCGAGCcgctctgcagctgctgaggagcAGTTCAGGGCAAAGGCTGGCGGGGGAAATGTGGAAACAGAAGTGCTGCTTCCGGACTGGTGGGATCAGGATGAAAATGGCACCATGGAGGATTACATGAACAATGTGGAGCAGTGGTAG
- the hs6st2 gene encoding heparan-sulfate 6-O-sulfotransferase 2 isoform X2 produces the protein MDERSSSSSIRHHRLLIVLLMVLLFGIIMIQYVCPSRSECQMLHHLGSWFKDGGATGPRSSGSNDIQDGLQRDPYIAEDGALVRFIPRFNFTQADLNRGVDFNIKGDDVIVFLHIQKTGGTTFGRHLVRNIQLERPCECHAGQKKCTCLRPGKKETWLFSRFSTGWSCGLHADWTELTSCVPSRMDSREAPETQLRNYYYITILRDPVSRFLSEWRHVQRGATWRASLHVCHGRSPTLSELPSCYSGDDWSGCSLQEFMDCPYNLANNRQTRMLADLSLVGCYNVSTMSDEERWAVLLESAKRNLRGMAFFGLTEYQRKTQYLFEHTFNLEFIAPFTQLNGTRASSVDVPSETQHKILQLNRWDVELYEYARDLFLQRFQVARQQERRQARARRQQERRRLRGRLTTKQGRQLKPTESPRQPASRSAAAEEQFRAKAGGGNVETEVLLPDWWDQDENGTMEDYMNNVEQW, from the exons ATGGATGAAaggtccagcagcagcagcatcagacACCACCGGCTCCTCATCGTCCTGCTCATGGTGTTGCTCTTTGGCATCATTATGATCCAGTATGTGTGCCCCAGCAGGTCTGAGTGCCAGATGCTGCACCACCTGGGCTCCTGGTTTAAAGACGGGGGTGCAACTGGTCCCAGGAGCAGTGGAAGCAATGATATCCAGGACGGGCTGCAAAGGGATCCGTACATCGCAGAAGACGGTGCCCTGGTTCGCTTTATCCCTCGATTCAATTTTACCCAGGCCGATTTAAATCGTGGTGTTGACTTCAACATCAAAGGGGATGATGTGATAGTGTTTCTGCACATCCAGAAAACAGGTGGCACCACCTTTGGTCGACACCTGGTGCGTAATATTCAGCTGGAAAGGCCTTGCGAGTGCCACGCAGGTCAGAAGAAGTGTACCTGTTTGCGGCCAGGTAAAAAGGAAACCTGGCTGTTCTCCCGGTTCTCCACCGGCTGGAGCTGCGGGCTTCATGCAGACTGGACCGAGCTCACCAGCTGCGTCCCGTCCCGCATGGACTCACGAGAGGCTCCCGAGACACAGCTCAG GAACTATTATTATATCACCATCTTAAGAGACCCAGTTTCACGCTTCCTAAGCGAGTGGCGTCACGTGCAACGGGGTGCTACCTGGAGAGCGTCTTTACACGTTTGTCATGGACGTTCACCTACTCTGTCTGAGCTGCCAAGCTGTTACTCAGGGGACGACTGGTCCGGCTGCTCCCTGCAGGAGTTCATGGACTGCCCCTATAACCTAGCCAACAACCGGCAGACCCGCATGCTGGCCGACCTCAGCCTGGTGGGTTGCTACAACGTCTCCACCATGAGCGATGAAGAGCGCTGGGCGGTGCTTTTGGAGAGTGCTAAACGTAACCTACGAGGCATGGCCTTCTTTGGGCTGACTGAGTACCAGCGTAAAACCCAGTATCTGTTTGAGCATACCTTCAATCTGGAGTTCATTGCACCCTTCACGCAGCTCAATGGCACACGTGCCTCTAGCGTTGATGTCCCATCTGAGACACAACACAAAATCCTCCAGCTGAACCGATGGGACGTAGAGCTGTACGAGTACGCCCGTGACCTTTTCCTGCAGCGCTTCCAGGTGGCAAGGCAGCAGGAGCGCAGGCAGGCCAGGGCGAGGcggcagcaggagaggaggcgTCTTCGTGGAAGACTCACAACAAAGCAAGGGAGGCAGCTGAAGCCCACAGAATCTCCCCGTCAGCCAGCGAGCcgctctgcagctgctgaggagcAGTTCAGGGCAAAGGCTGGCGGGGGAAATGTGGAAACAGAAGTGCTGCTTCCGGACTGGTGGGATCAGGATGAAAATGGCACCATGGAGGATTACATGAACAATGTGGAGCAGTGGTAG